The Vicia villosa cultivar HV-30 ecotype Madison, WI linkage group LG1, Vvil1.0, whole genome shotgun sequence genome includes a region encoding these proteins:
- the LOC131653766 gene encoding uncharacterized protein LOC131653766 codes for MSVSEYAEKFEDLADYSRQAVYAPDELWKIDQFMMGLRADIAHSVSQREFTTYAECLRQCYVAENSLKRVQEERNQNRTNFREQGRSTQHLRPRNPLSKKKQVYGDQSAQPPYCHKCNRKHTGECTNSSVTCYECGEPGHISRFCPKKRAPKKTTGRVYTLDARKAKGNNNLIAGTCYVNNQPLCVLVDCGATHSFVSTECVYRLGLEVTPLPNPMIISSATDDTVEARLICKGCSVSFNGRDFPIDLIFLPLKRLDVILGMDWLSLNSVYIVLSKEPTVRVELREIPVVCEFPDVFPEDITSLPPEREAEFSIDLVPGTAPVSITPYRMFPIELREMKSQLEELLAKHFIQPIFMDYMNQIFQPYLDQFVVIFIDDILVYSHTPEDHEEHLRIVLSTLREKQLYAKFSKCEFWLSEVSFLGHVISGGGVAVDPSKVEEVVNWDRPRSVTEVRSFLGLVGYYRRFIMGFAKLALP; via the exons ATGTCTGTTTCAGAATATGCGGAGAAGTTCGAGGACTTAGCTGATTATTCTCGACAAGCTGTTTATGCTCCAGACGAGCTATGGAAGATTGaccagttcatgatgggtttaaGGGCTGACATTGCTCATAGTGTATCCCAGAGAGAGTTCACTACTTATGCTGAATGTTTAAGGCAATGCTATGTAgctgaaaacagtttgaagagggttcaagaagagaggaaccagaacagGACTAATTTTAGGGAGCAAGGAAGATCTACTCAACACCTGAGGCCCCGTAACCCTCTATCAAAGAAGAAGCAGGTTTATGGTGACCAATCAGCTCAACCGCCTTATTGTCACAAGTGTAATAGGAAGCACACCGGGGAGTGCACCAACTCTTCAGTGACTTGTTACGAGTGTGGCGAGCCAGGTCACATATCCAGATTTTGTCCCAAGAAGAGAGCTCCTAAGAAGACTACAGGTCGTGTGTACACCCTGGATGCAAGAAAGGCCAAGGGAAACAACAAtctcattgcgggtacgtgttatgttaacAACCAACCTTTATGTGTTTTAGTCGATTGTGGAGCTACTCATTCTTTTGTTTCTACCGAGTGCGTTTaccgacttggtttggaagttaCTCCATTACCCAATCCTATGATTATTTCTTCGGCAACAGATGATACCGTGGAAGCTAGACTGATTTGTAAGGGTTGTTCGGTGTCTTTCAATGGTCGTGACTTCCCGATTGATCTAATTTTCTTACCCCTCAAGAGGCTTGATGTTATTCTAgggatggattggttgtctcttaaTTCGGTGTATATTG ttctttctaaggaacctacTGTAAGGGTAGAGTTACGTGAGATTCCTGTGGTTTGCGAATTTCCTGATGTatttcctgaggatatcacttctcttcctccggaaagggaagcggAATTCTCAATTGATCTTGTTCCTGGAACTGCCCCAGTTTCTATCACTCCTTACAGGATGTTTCCCATTGAACTCAGAGAAATGAAGAGCCAATTGGAAGAGCTTCTTGCTAAGCATTTTATCcaaccca ttttcatggattacatgaaccAAATCTTTCAACCATATCTGGACCAGTTTGTGGTAatcttcattgatgacattctggtGTATTCCCATACTCCCGAAGATCACGAAGAGCACTTGCGGATTGTGTTGTCTACACTTCGAGAGAAACAATTGTATGCCAAGTTcagtaagtgtgaattttggctatccgaagtcagttttcttggtcaCGTCATCTCTGGTGGAGGCGTGGCAGTagatccttctaaagtagaagAGGTGGTGAATTGGGATCGACCGAGGAGTGTGACTGAAGTCAGAAGCTTCCTAGGTTTGGTAGGTTATTACCGGAGATTTATTATGGGGTTTGCTAAGTTAGCCTTACCATAA